From the Pseudobdellovibrionaceae bacterium genome, one window contains:
- the nth gene encoding endonuclease III: MKNLPLDYNKAFRALKKNYPDAQCALIHKGAFQLLIATILSAQCTDKRVNQVTPLLFKKYPTAELMAKARLASVEKLIHSTGFYHNKAKNIISCSQSLVKHFNKQVPDNLKDLIQLAGVGRKTANVVLGVIFNKPEGIVVDTHVKRLAFRFGWTKSNNPVIIEKQLQKVISVKYWIILSHWLILHGRALCKARSPQCKLCFFKKECPYYSELRQS; this comes from the coding sequence ATGAAAAATCTTCCTTTAGATTATAACAAAGCTTTTCGTGCTTTAAAAAAAAATTATCCAGATGCACAGTGCGCCCTTATTCACAAAGGGGCTTTTCAGTTATTAATCGCTACTATTTTAAGTGCGCAGTGTACAGATAAAAGAGTTAATCAAGTTACACCGTTGTTATTTAAAAAATACCCCACTGCCGAGTTAATGGCTAAGGCTAGGTTAGCATCGGTAGAAAAGTTAATACACAGCACTGGTTTTTATCATAATAAAGCAAAAAATATTATTAGTTGTAGCCAAAGTCTTGTAAAACATTTTAACAAACAAGTTCCCGATAATTTAAAAGATTTAATTCAATTAGCAGGGGTGGGTCGCAAAACGGCCAATGTTGTTTTAGGAGTTATTTTTAACAAGCCAGAAGGTATAGTGGTAGATACTCATGTAAAAAGGCTAGCATTTCGTTTTGGTTGGACTAAGTCTAACAACCCCGTAATTATCGAAAAGCAGTTGCAAAAAGTTATTTCTGTAAAATATTGGATTATTTTATCACATTGGCTAATTCTTCATGGTAGAGCTTTGTGTAAGGCGCGCTCTCCCCAGTGCAAACTTTGTTTTTTTAAAAAAGAGTGTCCTTACTACAGTGAGTTAAGGCAAAGCTAG
- a CDS encoding DoxX family membrane protein, whose amino-acid sequence MFYSFLESIKFTAHIFPLAIFRIGIGFYFLNQSMDKLNTNYLVTPRLARDLSELLSSSQASVNFKYFISEAVIPSWQFFAYLLFFLQLFIGFSFISGFLVRISSILGVVLCTFYLLIEVSSITPFFQILLLSFISMGFIGAGRCLGMDYFFYKRYNGWLW is encoded by the coding sequence ATGTTTTATTCTTTTTTAGAAAGTATTAAATTTACAGCACATATTTTTCCTTTAGCTATTTTTAGAATTGGCATTGGGTTTTATTTTTTAAACCAAAGCATGGACAAATTAAATACTAATTATTTAGTAACACCTCGGTTAGCTAGAGATTTAAGCGAATTATTAAGTAGCTCGCAAGCTTCGGTTAATTTTAAATATTTTATTAGCGAAGCGGTCATTCCTTCTTGGCAATTTTTTGCTTATCTTTTATTTTTTTTACAGTTATTTATTGGCTTTAGTTTTATTAGTGGGTTTTTAGTTCGAATAAGCTCTATTTTAGGTGTGGTTTTATGCACTTTTTATTTATTAATAGAGGTGTCTTCTATTACTCCTTTTTTTCAAATTTTACTTTTAAGTTTTATTTCCATGGGGTTTATTGGGGCAGGCCGTTGTTTAGGAATGGATTACTTTTTTTACAAAAGGTATAATGGTTGGCTGTGGTAA
- a CDS encoding ABC transporter permease — protein MIKLFLKNYLFNSANNSVIKIISYICLISSALSVAGLIIVLNIMNDMSSKIQKRLLGSKPHISININAKKLPAHNYKSQWIKLNAFLKKQKNIEHIRSVKKQELIIKTNTSGLQSVIAKEFNDKDFSVFLKNTYAQYPYLKPLDSFQYQESHLNPVYIEESLAQYLQIQEGDSILLFQPQSLLTSIENVQPYTQLQVKGLLPSEAKTSSEQFIYFKNLDKNLSKKIVPIEVQLYEPYQYEKTFKDIKVFAKSINLPLLITNWKQDNHILFFSLNMEKSIMGLFFIISLVINSLSIMTLIFLLITQKRKDIRLLYAIGFSQNHIKQLFMKISFILSLCGMLSGLVIGLGISFYLQHNPLQILPDIFYNNSLSAKVDFSILGLSLLSILFFAYIGAWIPIKIQFQKMKIQYQV, from the coding sequence GTGATAAAATTATTTTTAAAAAATTATCTTTTTAATTCTGCTAACAACTCGGTTATTAAAATAATTTCTTATATTTGCTTAATTAGCTCTGCCCTTTCTGTAGCGGGCCTTATTATAGTGCTTAATATAATGAACGACATGTCTTCTAAAATTCAAAAAAGGTTATTGGGCTCAAAGCCACATATTAGTATTAATATTAATGCCAAAAAATTACCTGCACACAATTATAAAAGCCAGTGGATAAAATTAAATGCCTTTTTAAAAAAACAAAAAAATATTGAACATATACGCTCGGTTAAAAAACAAGAGTTAATTATTAAAACAAATACTTCGGGCTTGCAAAGTGTTATTGCTAAAGAATTTAATGATAAAGATTTTTCTGTGTTTTTAAAAAATACTTATGCGCAATACCCTTACCTAAAACCTTTAGATAGCTTTCAGTATCAAGAAAGTCATCTTAACCCTGTTTATATCGAAGAAAGTTTAGCGCAGTATTTACAAATTCAAGAAGGTGACAGTATATTATTGTTTCAACCACAGTCTTTATTAACTAGCATAGAAAATGTGCAGCCTTATACACAATTACAAGTAAAAGGCTTGCTTCCCTCGGAGGCAAAAACCAGCTCTGAACAATTTATTTATTTTAAAAACTTAGACAAAAACCTATCTAAAAAAATAGTACCTATAGAAGTACAACTGTATGAACCCTATCAGTACGAAAAAACTTTTAAAGATATAAAAGTATTTGCTAAATCAATTAACCTGCCCCTTTTAATAACTAACTGGAAGCAAGATAACCATATTTTATTTTTTTCTTTAAATATGGAAAAATCAATAATGGGTTTATTTTTTATAATTAGCTTAGTTATCAATTCTTTATCTATTATGACTTTAATTTTTTTATTAATTACACAAAAAAGAAAAGATATTAGGCTGCTTTATGCAATAGGCTTTTCGCAAAATCACATTAAACAGTTATTTATGAAAATTAGCTTTATATTGTCTCTTTGCGGCATGCTTTCTGGCTTAGTAATAGGTTTGGGCATTAGCTTTTATTTACAGCATAACCCCTTACAAATACTACCCGATATTTTTTACAATAATTCTTTGTCGGCTAAAGTAGATTTTTCTATTTTAGGATTAAGCTTACTTTCTATATTATTTTTTGCCTATATTGGCGCTTGGATTCCTATAAAAATACAATTTCAAAAAATGAAAATTCAATACCAAGTATAG
- a CDS encoding YjgP/YjgQ family permease has protein sequence MINLLERYLLVNFFKNWLTVLIVLMGVYYAVSILELALRIEVSLFVIIKYFLYLSTEIFMQISGIISVLAISLTMGQLQSKKELLVCQSLGKPLFSILKPIFLLSAALSLTFLVVLTYVNPILLKKAKRVYYEEVWKEKTPVLSLNSNKIWYESNNFIFNLQSVEKSEKSGKGLSLYKFSSQWHLDYFIQAKFVDFSSKSLWKLYDGKSYIEDKNQLVLVTPFLEKTISEPPKIKTFNFSVEFYKYMNSFQLYKFVKNNQNLGLDTVKYEIEYYSRFLLSFSSLLLLLAFVPLSVGPLVNRFQTYKKSTLGIVFAALYWFIYTSSVKMALTLGNTFIIFIPALLLLLASILLWKRAKH, from the coding sequence ATGATTAATCTTCTAGAGCGTTATTTATTAGTAAATTTTTTTAAAAATTGGCTCACTGTTTTGATAGTTTTAATGGGTGTTTATTATGCGGTAAGCATTTTAGAGCTAGCCTTAAGAATAGAGGTCTCATTATTTGTAATAATAAAATATTTTTTATATTTATCTACCGAGATATTTATGCAAATATCTGGTATTATTAGTGTATTAGCAATTAGCCTGACTATGGGCCAGTTACAAAGCAAAAAAGAACTTTTAGTGTGCCAAAGCTTAGGTAAGCCTTTATTTAGCATTTTAAAGCCCATATTTTTGCTATCTGCGGCTTTAAGCTTAACCTTTTTGGTAGTGCTAACTTATGTTAATCCCATATTATTAAAAAAAGCAAAGAGAGTCTACTACGAAGAAGTTTGGAAAGAAAAAACTCCTGTATTATCTTTAAATAGTAATAAAATCTGGTATGAATCCAATAATTTTATTTTTAATTTACAATCTGTAGAAAAATCAGAAAAAAGTGGAAAAGGATTGTCTTTGTATAAGTTTTCCTCTCAATGGCACTTAGATTATTTTATTCAAGCCAAGTTTGTAGATTTTTCTTCTAAGTCTTTGTGGAAGCTATATGATGGTAAAAGCTACATAGAGGATAAAAACCAGTTAGTTTTGGTTACGCCGTTTTTAGAAAAAACCATTAGTGAGCCTCCTAAAATTAAAACTTTTAATTTTAGCGTAGAGTTTTACAAATACATGAATAGCTTTCAGCTGTATAAGTTTGTAAAAAATAATCAAAACTTAGGTTTAGATACCGTTAAGTATGAAATCGAATATTATTCTCGGTTTTTATTATCTTTTTCTAGTTTATTGTTATTATTAGCATTTGTTCCTCTTAGTGTGGGGCCCTTGGTAAATCGTTTTCAAACTTACAAAAAAAGCACTTTAGGAATAGTTTTTGCTGCTCTTTATTGGTTTATTTATACCAGTAGCGTTAAAATGGCGCTAACGCTTGGCAATACATTTATTATTTTTATACCAGCTTTATTGCTTTTACTTGCCAGTATTCTTTTGTGGAAGAGAGCTAAACATTAA
- a CDS encoding phosphatase PAP2 family protein: MRKRVSCFLGFLVFFGSVSLFANPKLSKKLTFSASKRNFQSISFKNKIFNKNIFFKQKWKKSWSWKRVKKSSIAPYIYTPDKWKWQALTLVSLFAGRSLISPKIQKHFQEHQVISKNVENYGNQFGENTAALLYVAAYYAHSYWFQSNSSFNKAQFYLENILAAGVFTQVAKTISHQQRPDGADYRSFPSGHAGRAFTLAAAISFTHPWYVGVLANIAATGTALARIQGNRHYLHDVTAAALVSYSYAYALYKRNTAKYTKHKRTGLKPDSIFIGFNQLNFIWTF; this comes from the coding sequence ATGCGTAAAAGAGTTAGCTGTTTTTTAGGGTTTTTAGTTTTTTTCGGGTCTGTTAGTTTATTTGCAAATCCTAAATTGTCTAAAAAACTCACTTTTTCTGCTAGTAAAAGAAATTTTCAGTCTATAAGTTTTAAAAATAAAATTTTTAATAAAAATATATTTTTTAAGCAAAAATGGAAAAAATCTTGGTCATGGAAGAGGGTTAAAAAATCTAGCATTGCTCCCTATATTTACACTCCTGATAAATGGAAATGGCAGGCCTTAACTTTGGTTTCTCTTTTTGCAGGAAGGTCTTTAATAAGTCCAAAAATTCAAAAACATTTTCAAGAACACCAAGTTATCAGTAAAAATGTGGAAAATTACGGAAATCAGTTTGGTGAAAACACAGCGGCTTTGCTTTATGTTGCAGCTTATTATGCGCATTCTTACTGGTTTCAATCTAATTCCTCTTTTAATAAAGCGCAGTTTTATTTAGAAAACATTTTAGCCGCTGGTGTGTTTACTCAAGTGGCAAAGACCATTTCGCATCAGCAAAGACCAGATGGTGCAGATTACCGATCTTTTCCCTCGGGTCATGCAGGAAGGGCCTTTACTTTGGCAGCGGCGATTAGCTTTACCCACCCCTGGTATGTGGGAGTACTGGCCAATATCGCAGCCACAGGAACAGCACTTGCTCGCATTCAGGGCAATCGGCATTACTTGCACGATGTCACCGCAGCAGCCTTGGTTAGTTATTCTTATGCCTATGCTTTATATAAAAGAAATACAGCAAAATATACAAAACATAAGCGCACTGGGTTAAAACCAGATTCTATTTTTATAGGTTTTAATCAGTTAAATTTTATTTGGACTTTTTAA
- the icd gene encoding NADP-dependent isocitrate dehydrogenase yields the protein MSVSFEKLTAPTQGKKITFSNGVLNVPKNPIIPFIEGDGIGVDIWKSAQKVLDAAVKKAYGGDRKIEWFEIYAGEKAFNKYKSWLPEDTLKAFKEYLVSIKGPLTTPIGEGMRSLNVSIRQTLDLFVCLRPVKYFTGVPSPVKNPEAVDMAIFRENTEDIYAGIEFQADTPGAEKIICWLKDNDPQSYAKLRFTKSCGIGIKPVSKEGTQRLVRAAIQYAIDNKKASVTIVHKGNIMKFTEGAFRNWAYELAETEFANHTYSWGQYDKTKAEKGVDAANAEQEKALASGKILVKDAIADIALQQVLTRPKDFDVIATLNLNGDYLSDALAAQVGGIGIAPGGNINYTTGLAVFEATHGTAPKYAGLDKVNPGSIILSGEMMLRHLGWDKAADLILSSLAEVITNKTVTYDFARLMKSDGVSGVQEVKCSVFADNMVTLM from the coding sequence ATGTCTGTAAGTTTTGAAAAGTTAACAGCACCCACTCAAGGGAAAAAAATTACCTTTAGTAATGGAGTTTTAAATGTTCCAAAAAATCCTATTATTCCTTTTATAGAGGGGGATGGAATTGGTGTAGACATTTGGAAATCGGCTCAAAAAGTTTTAGATGCTGCTGTTAAAAAAGCTTATGGTGGAGATCGAAAAATTGAATGGTTCGAAATTTATGCCGGAGAAAAAGCTTTTAATAAATACAAGTCTTGGTTACCAGAAGACACACTAAAAGCCTTTAAAGAATATTTAGTATCTATAAAAGGACCTTTAACTACTCCCATTGGCGAGGGAATGCGCTCTTTAAATGTAAGTATCCGTCAAACTTTAGACTTATTTGTTTGTTTGCGCCCTGTAAAGTACTTTACGGGAGTTCCTTCTCCTGTAAAAAATCCCGAAGCGGTGGATATGGCTATTTTTAGAGAAAATACCGAAGATATTTATGCAGGTATAGAGTTTCAGGCCGACACTCCTGGGGCAGAAAAAATAATTTGCTGGTTAAAAGACAATGATCCTCAATCTTATGCCAAATTACGATTTACCAAGTCTTGTGGCATTGGAATTAAACCCGTTTCTAAAGAAGGTACGCAGCGCTTGGTAAGGGCTGCTATTCAGTACGCCATCGACAACAAAAAAGCTTCGGTAACTATTGTTCATAAGGGCAATATTATGAAATTTACAGAAGGGGCATTTAGAAATTGGGCTTACGAATTGGCCGAAACAGAGTTTGCTAACCACACTTACTCGTGGGGACAGTATGATAAAACCAAAGCCGAAAAAGGGGTGGATGCAGCTAACGCAGAACAAGAAAAAGCTTTAGCCTCTGGTAAAATTTTAGTAAAAGATGCGATTGCAGACATTGCCTTGCAACAGGTTTTAACTCGTCCCAAAGATTTTGATGTTATAGCCACTTTAAATTTAAATGGTGATTATTTATCCGATGCCTTGGCTGCTCAAGTGGGAGGGATTGGTATTGCCCCTGGAGGAAATATTAATTATACCACAGGGCTTGCGGTTTTCGAGGCCACTCATGGTACAGCTCCTAAATATGCAGGCTTAGATAAGGTTAACCCAGGTTCTATTATTTTGTCTGGCGAAATGATGTTAAGACATTTGGGTTGGGACAAGGCCGCCGACTTAATTTTAAGTTCTTTAGCAGAGGTAATTACTAATAAAACCGTAACTTACGATTTTGCGCGTTTAATGAAAAGCGATGGAGTTAGCGGTGTGCAAGAGGTAAAATGTTCTGTATTTGCAGACAATATGGTAACTTTAATGTAA
- a CDS encoding RidA family protein, whose translation MYQIINSPKAAQPIGPYSQAVEVNNFMYLSGQIPLDEKGNLVSNNIEEQTHQVFKNIENILKANHCNLTQVFKSLIFLKNMNDFSKVNSIYSQYFKKNFPARSCVEVSRLPKDVLVEIEVIAYKA comes from the coding sequence ATGTATCAAATCATAAACAGCCCTAAAGCGGCCCAGCCCATTGGCCCTTACTCACAGGCTGTGGAAGTAAATAATTTTATGTATCTGTCTGGACAAATCCCCTTAGACGAAAAGGGCAATTTGGTTTCAAACAACATTGAAGAGCAAACCCATCAAGTTTTTAAAAATATAGAAAATATATTAAAAGCCAACCACTGCAATTTAACGCAAGTATTTAAAAGCCTTATTTTTTTAAAAAATATGAATGATTTTTCTAAAGTAAATAGTATTTACTCGCAATATTTTAAAAAAAACTTTCCTGCAAGGTCTTGTGTAGAAGTCTCTCGATTACCCAAAGATGTATTGGTCGAAATAGAGGTTATTGCCTATAAAGCATAA
- a CDS encoding response regulator produces the protein MSPKILLVDKSPAIKQAFTVALKGYDYSLKATDKPQLALELINSFQPHLIFVDSLIQNTQTAEFIQKCHTFIKSPIILLKNNFSENTEAMQKLLQKKVIHSVLEKPFKRQFLREIIHKCIYQESFEESLEEDLDTPVTLDPIVKWENTQDEDPAVALTYTQDEEDSAKKNADSQKINNNIKNNTKKKIAKKIKRLDETNQSIEEIILEQLHFFFKDQSKNILKEVATPIVQDYVQEQVKLLAKNLIEKEIQKMLNQEDLPSKKGLL, from the coding sequence ATGTCGCCAAAAATATTACTTGTTGATAAAAGCCCCGCTATAAAACAAGCTTTTACTGTTGCTTTAAAGGGGTACGATTATAGCCTAAAAGCTACTGATAAACCCCAACTTGCCCTAGAACTTATTAATAGTTTTCAACCTCATCTTATTTTTGTAGATTCTTTAATTCAAAATACACAAACGGCAGAGTTTATTCAAAAATGTCACACCTTTATAAAATCTCCTATTATTTTATTAAAAAATAATTTTTCAGAAAATACAGAGGCGATGCAAAAACTTCTTCAAAAAAAAGTTATTCATAGTGTTTTAGAAAAACCTTTTAAAAGGCAATTTTTACGAGAAATTATACATAAGTGTATTTATCAAGAAAGTTTTGAAGAATCTTTAGAAGAAGACTTAGATACCCCCGTTACATTAGACCCTATTGTAAAATGGGAGAACACCCAAGACGAAGACCCCGCAGTAGCTTTAACCTACACCCAAGACGAAGAAGACAGTGCAAAAAAAAATGCGGATTCGCAAAAAATAAATAATAACATAAAAAATAACACAAAGAAAAAAATAGCAAAAAAAATAAAAAGATTAGACGAAACTAATCAGTCCATAGAAGAAATAATACTAGAGCAATTGCATTTTTTTTTTAAAGACCAGTCTAAAAACATTTTAAAAGAAGTAGCTACTCCCATTGTGCAAGACTATGTGCAAGAACAAGTAAAACTTTTAGCAAAAAATCTTATTGAAAAAGAAATTCAAAAAATGCTTAATCAAGAAGACTTGCCTTCTAAAAAAGGTTTATTATAA
- a CDS encoding thiamine ABC transporter substrate-binding protein: MVNKRFVVGAFAFAFVLIAFFFFNSPFLLYSKLQKNKPLKPAVYVYTYSSFISQWGVGKYIKTEFEKTCNCRLHWVRAGDARMILRRMQLLGNDRVDLVIGLDQFSMLEAASLFSWKKVNLKARWVKAIKNSSVKNPLIGTYFFPYDWSPMGFIYKKGLKNIPQSFGDLLNPKLKNKIALQNPLTSSAGLQFLIHLNLSVKKPPPFLKQLRKQVGHISNSWSKSYTLFKANYRDIVFSYLSSIAYHIIEENNPNYKMAIFKSPHPYQIEMMAIPNRCKNCLLAKKLLAFLLTKKVQKQIMFKNFMFPVIKGVSDHSVFAKLTKPALLDYFINKKLVNTSLQFWKKYFLHTQ, encoded by the coding sequence GTGGTAAATAAGCGGTTTGTAGTTGGCGCTTTTGCTTTTGCTTTCGTGTTAATCGCTTTTTTTTTCTTTAATTCGCCTTTTCTTTTATATAGTAAACTTCAAAAAAACAAACCATTAAAGCCTGCGGTGTATGTTTATACCTACTCTAGTTTTATTAGCCAGTGGGGAGTGGGTAAGTATATTAAAACCGAATTTGAAAAAACTTGCAATTGCAGGCTGCATTGGGTTCGTGCAGGTGATGCTAGAATGATATTAAGAAGAATGCAGTTATTAGGTAACGACAGAGTCGATTTAGTTATTGGTTTAGATCAATTTTCTATGCTAGAGGCAGCCTCTTTATTTTCTTGGAAAAAAGTAAATCTTAAAGCTCGGTGGGTAAAAGCTATTAAAAATAGCAGTGTAAAAAATCCGTTAATTGGAACTTATTTTTTCCCCTATGATTGGTCGCCTATGGGGTTTATTTACAAAAAGGGTTTAAAAAATATTCCACAATCTTTTGGCGATTTATTAAACCCAAAATTAAAAAATAAAATTGCTTTGCAAAATCCACTAACCAGTTCTGCGGGTTTACAATTTTTAATTCATTTAAACTTAAGCGTAAAAAAACCACCGCCTTTTTTAAAGCAATTGCGCAAACAGGTTGGGCATATTTCTAATTCTTGGTCTAAATCTTATACTTTATTTAAGGCCAATTATCGCGACATTGTGTTTTCGTATTTAAGTTCTATAGCTTATCACATTATAGAAGAAAATAACCCTAACTATAAAATGGCTATTTTTAAAAGCCCTCACCCTTATCAAATCGAAATGATGGCTATTCCCAACAGATGTAAAAATTGTTTATTAGCTAAAAAATTACTGGCTTTTTTATTAACTAAAAAAGTGCAAAAACAAATTATGTTTAAAAATTTTATGTTTCCGGTTATTAAAGGAGTTAGCGACCATAGTGTTTTTGCTAAATTAACTAAACCGGCATTATTGGATTATTTTATAAACAAAAAATTGGTAAATACTTCTTTGCAGTTTTGGAAAAAATATTTTTTGCATACGCAATAA
- a CDS encoding citrate synthase (catalyzes the formation of citrate from acetyl-CoA and oxaloacetate): protein MQKYEGAMDRGLEGVVACSTAVSSIIDATLFYRGFTIEDLAAHSSFEEVIFLLWNNRLPDKEELQVLQQNLLSNMSFSDAEILQLKALPVKEVHPMAWLRTAISVLALLDPKSQSTQKEDQLFIRNALTGKMLSLVALFNCLRQGRDLLPIQKEYSMAWNFLNCLQGEEPTEEQTKVFDTCLILHADHSLNCSTFTARVTASSLSDMYSSIVSAIGALKGPLHGGANEEVLKTLKDIGSVDNVEAWLKNALANKYKIMGFGHRVYKNGDPRAKVLKSMSQSLCEKSGNAHLFEMSNLLESLMKKEKNILPNVDFYSATVYYSLGITSDLFTPIFAASRISGWLAHILEQWEDNRIYRPKGQWRGKAGQLWKPFDQR, encoded by the coding sequence ATGCAAAAATATGAAGGTGCAATGGACAGAGGTTTAGAAGGGGTAGTGGCTTGTAGTACTGCAGTATCTTCTATTATAGATGCAACTTTATTTTATCGTGGTTTTACGATTGAAGATTTAGCAGCTCATTCTTCTTTCGAAGAGGTTATCTTTTTATTGTGGAATAACCGGTTGCCTGATAAGGAAGAGCTGCAAGTTTTACAACAAAACTTATTATCTAATATGAGCTTTTCTGATGCAGAAATACTTCAGCTAAAGGCTTTGCCAGTAAAGGAAGTTCACCCTATGGCGTGGTTAAGAACAGCAATTTCTGTTTTGGCTTTACTAGACCCAAAATCACAATCTACACAAAAGGAAGATCAATTATTTATCCGAAACGCATTAACTGGAAAAATGTTGTCTTTGGTGGCTTTGTTTAATTGTTTAAGGCAAGGTCGTGATTTACTACCTATTCAAAAAGAATATTCTATGGCTTGGAATTTTTTAAATTGCCTTCAAGGGGAGGAGCCTACCGAAGAGCAAACAAAGGTATTTGATACTTGTTTAATTTTACACGCCGACCATAGTTTAAATTGCTCTACTTTTACAGCAAGAGTTACCGCTTCTTCTTTAAGCGATATGTACTCTAGTATTGTAAGTGCTATTGGTGCTTTAAAAGGGCCTTTGCATGGTGGAGCTAATGAGGAAGTTTTAAAAACTTTAAAAGACATTGGATCGGTAGACAATGTAGAGGCTTGGTTAAAAAATGCATTAGCAAATAAATATAAAATTATGGGTTTTGGTCATCGCGTGTATAAAAATGGAGACCCTCGGGCAAAAGTACTAAAATCTATGAGCCAGTCATTGTGTGAAAAATCTGGTAATGCACATTTATTTGAAATGTCTAATTTATTAGAAAGCTTAATGAAAAAAGAAAAAAATATTTTACCCAATGTCGATTTTTATTCAGCAACGGTTTATTATAGTTTAGGTATTACCAGCGATTTATTTACACCTATTTTTGCAGCGTCTAGAATTTCTGGTTGGCTAGCTCATATTTTAGAGCAATGGGAGGACAATCGCATTTACCGCCCAAAAGGTCAGTGGAGAGGAAAGGCGGGTCAGCTATGGAAGCCTTTTGACCAACGCTAA
- the lipB gene encoding lipoyl(octanoyl) transferase LipB codes for MNIYSQWAELSPYLKALSFQEKCVSNILSKNANKKVVYVLAGSHPSVVTSGLRSQGDQDFSYKEKLLQKHFFFTKVNRGGAVTLHMPGQLVVYPILALDVFDLGIKDWVDFLKTSFAKVISKKYGLKLNAKQDGLYFKGKKMLFIGLRVKKRVSYHGISLNVNNNLESFSWIKPCGQDNLPVTSLCEELGFEANLKEIYQNWLEHLKIFLIAKTGLSYEQIKHINKHENGI; via the coding sequence ATGAACATTTATAGTCAGTGGGCCGAACTTTCTCCTTATTTAAAGGCTTTGTCTTTTCAAGAAAAATGCGTATCCAATATTTTAAGCAAAAATGCGAATAAAAAAGTAGTTTATGTACTAGCAGGTTCGCATCCTTCTGTGGTGACTTCGGGTTTGCGCTCACAAGGGGATCAAGATTTTTCTTATAAAGAAAAATTACTACAAAAGCACTTTTTTTTTACTAAGGTAAATCGAGGGGGAGCAGTAACGCTACATATGCCTGGGCAGCTAGTGGTGTATCCTATTTTGGCTTTAGATGTGTTTGATTTGGGTATAAAAGACTGGGTGGATTTTTTAAAAACCAGTTTTGCTAAGGTTATTAGCAAAAAGTACGGTTTAAAGTTAAACGCTAAACAGGATGGCTTATATTTTAAGGGTAAAAAAATGTTATTTATAGGCTTAAGGGTAAAAAAGCGTGTTAGTTATCATGGCATTTCATTAAATGTAAATAATAATTTAGAATCTTTTTCGTGGATTAAGCCTTGTGGGCAAGACAACTTACCGGTTACTAGCTTGTGTGAAGAGTTGGGGTTTGAAGCCAATTTAAAAGAAATTTATCAAAATTGGCTAGAACATTTAAAAATCTTTTTAATAGCTAAAACAGGCTTGAGCTATGAGCAAATAAAGCATATAAATAAACACGAAAATGGGATATAG